One region of Vigna angularis cultivar LongXiaoDou No.4 chromosome 10, ASM1680809v1, whole genome shotgun sequence genomic DNA includes:
- the LOC108320839 gene encoding protein CDI, with translation MSLSNGKNEAPVVGSNGVDGEIVNDESKLFKIFVGYDPSEDLAFEVCRHSILKRSSIPVEIIPIKQSDLRKSGLYWRERGQFESTEFSFSRFLTPCLASYQGWAMFVDCDFLYLADIKELRDLIEDKYAIMCVQHDYAPKETTKMDGAVQTVYPRKNWSSMVLYNCGHPKNRVLTPETVNTQTGAFLHRFQWLEDDEIGSIPFVWNFLEGHNKVVENDPLTLPKAIHYTRGGPWFEAWKNCEFADLWVNEMEDYRTQFKKESAN, from the coding sequence atgagtttgaGCAATGGCAAAAATGAAGCACCGGTAGTCGGAAGTAACGGGGTAGACGGTGAGATTGTGAACGATGAGAGCAAGTTGTTCAAGATCTTCGTTGGGTATGACCCGAGTGAAGATCTTGCCTTTGAGGTATGTCGGCACTCCATCTTGAAAAGGTCTTCAATTCCCGTTGAGATCATACCGATTAAGCAGTCAGATCTGAGAAAGAGTGGTTTGTATTGGCGTGAGAGGGGTCAGTTTGAGAGTACCGAGTTTTCCTTTTCCAGGTTCTTGACACCTTGCCTTGCCAGTTATCAAGGTTGGGCTATGTTTGTGGATTGTGATTTTCTCTACTTGGCTGATATCAAGGAACTGAGAGACTTGATTGAGGACAAGTATGCTATCATGTGTGTTCAGCATGACTATGCTCCAAAGGAGACTACTAAGATGGATGGGGCAGTGCAAACTGTGTACCCAAGAAAGAATTGGTCTTCAATGGTTCTTTATAACTGTGGTCATCCAAAGAACCGTGTTCTAACTCCCGAGACTGTCAACACACAGACTGGTGCTTTTCTTCACAGGTTTCAATGGCTAGAGGATGATGAAATTGGATCCATTCCTTTTGTTTGGAATTTTCTTGAGGGACATAACAAGGTTGTTGAAAACGATCCTCTTACTTTGCCCAAGGCCATTCATTATACTCGTGGAGGGCCATGGTTTGAAGCTTGGAAAAACTGTGAATTTGCTGATCTATGGGTCAATGAAATGGAAGATTACCGCACTCAATTTAAGAAAGAATCTGCCAATTAG